The proteins below are encoded in one region of Desulfovibrio psychrotolerans:
- a CDS encoding TrmH family RNA methyltransferase, translating into MHHDNDNNSEGFLPGVKPVTERLKTDPEQVDSVLIRKEKRGQDVTIITDLCRKQKIRFTFVQEAVLDKLFKGNHQGVIAKIFEAGFLDEETVLRMGLESPLPLVLVLDQIQDPGNAGTLARTLYGIGGGGLIVPKHNASFLGAAAAKASAGALGKLPVAKATNISRTLELAKDMGYFVYGAYMGGDAENLYTAKLHTPAVLVLGNEDKGIRPNVGKRMDVSLAIPMREGFDSLNVAQAGAMILSQFLAARRP; encoded by the coding sequence ATGCATCATGATAACGACAATAATTCCGAAGGCTTTCTCCCCGGCGTCAAGCCTGTCACCGAACGGCTGAAAACAGACCCCGAACAGGTGGATTCCGTCCTTATTCGCAAAGAAAAACGCGGCCAAGACGTTACCATCATTACCGATCTGTGCCGGAAGCAAAAAATTCGCTTCACTTTTGTGCAGGAAGCCGTTCTGGACAAGCTTTTCAAGGGCAATCATCAGGGCGTCATCGCCAAAATTTTCGAGGCAGGCTTTCTGGACGAAGAGACCGTGCTGCGCATGGGACTGGAATCACCGCTGCCTCTGGTGCTGGTGCTTGATCAGATTCAGGACCCCGGCAACGCGGGCACCCTTGCCCGCACACTCTACGGCATAGGCGGGGGCGGCCTCATCGTGCCCAAGCACAACGCCTCGTTTCTGGGCGCGGCAGCGGCCAAGGCGTCCGCAGGGGCCTTGGGCAAACTGCCGGTGGCAAAGGCCACCAACATTTCGCGCACGCTGGAACTGGCCAAGGATATGGGCTATTTCGTCTACGGAGCTTACATGGGCGGCGATGCCGAAAACCTGTACACCGCCAAGCTGCACACCCCCGCCGTTCTGGTGCTCGGCAACGAGGATAAGGGCATACGCCCCAACGTGGGCAAACGCATGGATGTTTCGCTGGCTATCCCCATGCGGGAAGGCTTCGATTCGCTGAACGTGGCGCAGGCGGGTGCCATGATTCTCTCGCAGTTCCTCGCCGCCCGCCGGCCATAA
- the pdxR gene encoding MocR-like pyridoxine biosynthesis transcription factor PdxR, translating to MRIPVDKTSPLPLYTQIARFIRHRIECGALPADTRLPAIRVLARELGVNRITVETAYAELEASGLVAARVGSGTYVLPPYSTPARSLPRGNAPCGASPARTPDAASDPWPQWQHHALHRHSFLSAPPAIPLSSHSPQADIIALNSGNSDPRLFPVDQLRASLRETLRREGWKAGEYEEVAGYPPLRRTISHLLADQGIPAAPQDIIITAGSQQALALACQLLTSPGDSVLVESPSYADGLDLFRSRGLRIIPVPMDEEGMRTDLLPALLKEHAPRLIYTIPNFHNPTGICMSGQRRRQLVHMAREHGIPLLEDDFVGELRYEGHAQPALKALAHPGDTLYAGTFSKMLMPGLRVGYLVAEGPVRDLLIRCKRLNDLSSSGIIQRALHRFVSVGRHRAHLARSCQIYRKRRNALLQAMAEHLPQVRIAPIQGGLFAWCTLPAPLTAGSLAPLALHHGVAVAPGTAFFLHPEQGAAHLRLNFALHDPETLQEAVRRLAAAIRQLEAQHGVMA from the coding sequence ATGCGCATCCCCGTAGACAAAACCAGCCCGCTGCCCCTGTATACGCAGATAGCCCGCTTCATCCGCCATCGCATAGAGTGCGGCGCGCTGCCCGCAGACACCCGCCTGCCCGCCATCCGGGTTCTTGCCCGCGAACTCGGCGTGAACCGCATCACCGTAGAAACAGCCTATGCGGAGCTGGAAGCTTCCGGCCTTGTGGCGGCACGGGTGGGCAGCGGCACCTATGTGCTGCCTCCCTACTCCACCCCCGCCCGCTCACTACCCCGCGGCAATGCCCCGTGCGGCGCATCCCCTGCCCGCACTCCGGATGCTGCCTCCGACCCGTGGCCCCAATGGCAGCACCACGCCCTGCACCGCCACAGCTTCCTCTCGGCCCCGCCCGCCATCCCGCTGTCCAGCCACTCGCCGCAGGCAGATATCATCGCCCTGAACAGCGGCAACAGCGATCCGCGCCTCTTCCCCGTGGACCAGCTGCGCGCCAGCCTGCGCGAAACCCTGCGGCGCGAAGGCTGGAAGGCTGGGGAATACGAAGAGGTGGCGGGCTATCCGCCCCTGCGCCGTACCATCTCGCACCTGCTTGCGGATCAGGGCATCCCCGCCGCCCCGCAGGACATCATCATCACTGCCGGTTCGCAGCAGGCTCTGGCCCTTGCCTGCCAGTTGCTCACCTCCCCCGGCGACTCCGTTCTGGTAGAATCGCCCAGCTACGCAGACGGGCTGGACCTGTTCCGCTCGCGCGGGCTGCGCATCATCCCCGTGCCCATGGATGAAGAGGGCATGCGCACAGACCTTCTGCCCGCACTGCTGAAGGAGCACGCTCCCCGGCTCATCTACACCATCCCCAATTTCCACAACCCCACGGGCATCTGCATGAGCGGGCAGCGCCGCCGCCAGCTCGTGCACATGGCGCGTGAGCACGGCATCCCGCTGCTTGAGGACGATTTCGTGGGCGAACTGCGGTATGAAGGACACGCCCAACCCGCCCTCAAGGCACTGGCGCACCCCGGCGACACGCTCTACGCAGGCACTTTCTCCAAAATGCTCATGCCGGGCCTGCGCGTGGGCTACCTTGTGGCAGAAGGCCCCGTGCGCGACCTGCTCATCCGCTGCAAGCGGCTGAACGATCTCTCCTCGTCCGGCATCATCCAGCGCGCCCTGCACCGTTTTGTCTCCGTGGGCAGACACCGCGCGCATCTGGCCCGCTCCTGCCAAATCTACCGCAAACGCCGCAACGCCCTGCTGCAGGCCATGGCCGAGCATCTGCCGCAGGTGCGCATAGCTCCCATTCAGGGCGGGCTCTTTGCATGGTGCACCCTGCCCGCCCCGCTCACCGCAGGCAGCCTTGCGCCGCTGGCCCTGCACCACGGCGTGGCCGTGGCTCCCGGCACCGCCTTTTTCCTGCACCCGGAGCAGGGCGCCGCCCACCTGCGGCTGAACTTCGCCCTGCACGACCCGGAAACCCTGCAAGAGGCCGTGCGCCGTCTGGCCGCGGCCATCCGGCAGCTTGAGGCGCAGCACGGCGTGATGGCATAA
- a CDS encoding NAD(P)/FAD-dependent oxidoreductase → MTQKMQFDVIVVGGGPAGLFASYHLAEHSGLSVCMIDRGKPAKQRNCPIGKTQTCIKCKPCHILSGIGGGGLFSDGKLNYIHKLGKTDLTQFMPVSAAERLIDETEAIFNAFNMDGPAYPSDMERARSIRKEARKNGIELLLIKQKHLGSDCLPDHIHAMSAHLEQRGVVIRCEEEVKKVLAHEGRVTGVETTRGRYEAQAVILAPGRVGADWVGEVCREYGLNVSQRGIEVGVRVETHNDVMRDITDVVYDPTFFVRTKRYDDQTRTFCTNPGGFIALENYQDFVCVNGHAFRDKKSENTNFAFLSKVVLTDPVSDNTGYGTAIGRLATIIGGGKPILQRLGDLRRGRRSTWTRIRNGNIEPTLTNVVPGDIAMALPERIVTNIVEGLAQLNYVIPGIADDNTLLYAPEIKFFATQVETSNDLETSVSGLFVAGDGPGVAGNIVSAAATGLIPAKAIIARLQG, encoded by the coding sequence ATGACCCAGAAAATGCAGTTCGACGTCATCGTTGTGGGCGGCGGTCCCGCCGGATTGTTCGCGTCCTATCATCTTGCGGAGCATTCCGGCCTTTCCGTGTGCATGATAGACCGGGGCAAGCCCGCCAAGCAGCGCAACTGCCCCATCGGCAAGACGCAGACGTGTATCAAGTGCAAGCCCTGCCACATCCTTTCCGGCATCGGCGGGGGCGGGCTCTTTTCCGACGGCAAACTCAACTACATCCACAAGCTCGGCAAAACCGACCTCACGCAGTTCATGCCCGTCAGCGCAGCAGAGCGGCTCATCGATGAAACCGAAGCCATCTTCAACGCCTTCAACATGGACGGCCCCGCCTACCCCTCAGACATGGAGCGCGCCCGGTCCATCCGCAAAGAAGCCCGCAAAAACGGCATAGAACTGCTGCTCATAAAACAGAAGCATCTCGGCAGCGACTGCCTGCCGGACCACATACACGCCATGTCCGCGCATCTGGAACAGCGCGGCGTGGTCATCCGCTGTGAAGAGGAAGTCAAAAAGGTGCTCGCGCACGAAGGCAGGGTCACGGGCGTGGAGACCACGCGCGGACGCTACGAGGCGCAGGCGGTCATTCTTGCCCCCGGACGCGTGGGAGCGGACTGGGTGGGCGAGGTGTGCCGCGAATACGGACTTAACGTTTCGCAGCGCGGCATAGAAGTGGGCGTGCGCGTAGAAACGCACAACGATGTCATGCGCGACATCACCGATGTGGTCTACGACCCCACCTTCTTTGTGCGCACCAAGCGCTATGATGACCAGACCCGCACCTTCTGCACCAATCCCGGCGGGTTCATCGCGCTGGAAAACTATCAGGATTTCGTGTGCGTGAACGGCCACGCCTTCCGCGACAAGAAGTCAGAGAACACCAACTTCGCCTTCCTGTCCAAGGTGGTGCTCACCGACCCGGTTTCCGACAACACCGGCTACGGCACCGCCATAGGCAGGCTTGCCACCATCATCGGCGGGGGCAAGCCCATCCTGCAGCGTCTGGGCGACCTGCGCCGGGGCAGACGCTCCACATGGACACGCATCCGCAACGGCAACATAGAGCCCACCCTTACCAACGTGGTCCCCGGCGACATAGCCATGGCCCTGCCGGAACGCATCGTCACCAACATTGTGGAAGGTCTGGCCCAGCTCAACTACGTCATCCCCGGCATAGCCGATGACAACACCCTGCTCTACGCGCCGGAGATCAAGTTCTTCGCCACGCAGGTAGAGACAAGCAACGATCTGGAAACCAGTGTTTCCGGCCTGTTCGTGGCCGGAGACGGCCCCGGCGTGGCGGGCAACATTGTCTCCGCCGCCGCCACCGGCCTCATCCCGGCCAAGGCCATCATCGCCAGGCTGCAAGGCTAG
- a CDS encoding DMT family transporter has protein sequence MRIPAFFVTGMQGRGYMAAVGSAAVLAFSSILIRYISDAFALPVLALAFWRNAFVCVVLLPLLLVLRTPLLGGLRAHWRFFLCYGSMLAVFNVAWTVSVVHNGASVATVMNYCSIAYIAVFARLLLGERCTMLKSAASLLCFCGCVLVAGMTDMEAWRLNGMGVLAGVLSGLLYAAYSLMGRCAAQRGVNPWATLLYTFGCAACVLWGLNAGFALFAPETGLASADLMPQRLWGGGGMATALPLGWIALLALAVGPTLLGYGLYNVSLCHLPSSVANLVLTLEPVLTALVAYRFLGERLSVVQWAGGVCIMGGVLVLRLAVRSDAEGEAGSARACAVRHRVRGESG, from the coding sequence ATGAGGATACCGGCATTTTTTGTGACGGGTATGCAGGGCAGGGGATATATGGCCGCAGTGGGCAGTGCGGCCGTGCTGGCTTTTTCCAGTATTCTCATACGCTACATAAGCGATGCCTTTGCCCTGCCGGTGCTGGCGCTGGCCTTCTGGCGCAACGCCTTTGTCTGCGTTGTGCTGCTGCCGCTGCTGCTTGTGCTGCGGACGCCCCTTCTTGGCGGTCTGCGGGCGCACTGGCGCTTTTTTCTGTGCTACGGCTCCATGCTTGCGGTGTTCAATGTGGCGTGGACCGTGTCTGTCGTCCATAACGGGGCATCCGTGGCCACGGTTATGAACTACTGCTCCATAGCCTATATTGCCGTGTTTGCGCGGCTGCTGCTGGGGGAGCGGTGCACCATGCTCAAAAGCGCCGCATCGCTGCTGTGTTTTTGCGGGTGTGTGCTGGTGGCGGGCATGACCGACATGGAGGCGTGGCGTCTGAACGGTATGGGGGTTCTTGCCGGAGTGCTTTCCGGCCTTTTGTACGCGGCATACAGCCTGATGGGGCGCTGTGCGGCACAGCGCGGGGTGAACCCGTGGGCAACGCTGCTGTATACCTTTGGTTGCGCGGCGTGTGTGCTGTGGGGGCTGAATGCCGGATTTGCCCTGTTTGCGCCTGAGACGGGGCTGGCGTCTGCGGACCTGATGCCGCAGCGGCTGTGGGGTGGCGGCGGAATGGCGACGGCACTGCCCCTTGGCTGGATAGCCCTGCTCGCACTGGCGGTGGGGCCCACGTTGCTGGGCTATGGTCTGTACAATGTTTCGCTGTGCCATCTGCCGTCTTCGGTGGCGAATCTGGTGCTTACGCTGGAGCCTGTGCTTACCGCGCTTGTGGCATACAGGTTCTTGGGCGAGCGGTTAAGTGTCGTGCAATGGGCCGGGGGCGTGTGCATTATGGGCGGGGTGCTGGTGCTGCGGCTGGCGGTGCGCAGCGATGCGGAGGGGGAGGCGGGCAGTGCGAGGGCGTGCGCAGTACGGCACCGGGTGCGGGGAGAAAGCGGGTAG